TAAAGCGCCGTGTAGAAGGTTTTTTGTTCATCCACAGTACCGCCGCTGATCTGGATCTTGTTCAGTTTCTGGTTCCATAAGTCTTCCGCCTGCTGGCGCACTTTATCGAAATCCCAATGTGGCACTTCGGCTTCGATATTGGCGCGTGCTCCTTCGATGCTCACTGCACTGATACCAACTTTGACGATCAGCGGCTGGTCAAGTGGACCGAAGTTCAGACCAGCCACGGTATTAACAAGATTGGAAGGCATGACCTCATTGTCGATCCATGGTGCGCTGAATTGTATACAGAAGAAAAGACGTTGGTCCGTTGCCCAAGAGCTTGATCGCCGTTCCCCAACGATCTCCGAGCTACCAATGACTTCCATGCTTGCGCCAAGAAGAGGGTCACGATGCCGCAGATCGATCGCAATGCGCGCGGCATCGCCTTTTGGAAACCAGTACCGATGCACTCCGACGCGGGCAGTTGCGGTCAATTCAGCGTTGATCCATGTTCCTCCACCTCCATCGATCACATTACTATCTTCAGGCTGGGAATCCGTCGAAGTTAAAAGACCAACCTTATAATACCCAGCATTAGCATGTTCCCTTGTGTGATAAAAACGAGCCCGAGTCGCGGTCCTATCGAACGCCATTCCTTTGGGCCCGCTCATGGGCATCAGCAACACATCACATAGATCAGCAACACCCGTCCCACTCAAGTGCGTATGACTAAATCCGTAGATCAACGAATCACTGTAATGGTAACCGCTGCAACCGTCCCAGTCCATGACGCCATCCGGTCGCGTATCCGGACTTAGCTGCACCATGCCATTGGGTACGCAAACTCCCGGGAAGGTATGCCCGTGCCCACCTGTCCCAATGAATGGGTTCACCAGATCGCGGGCTGGATTTTGCGCCACAGCACTAAGCGTGAATGTACTAAATAAGGCTGTCGATACATAGGAAATGGACAACTGCTCGAACCTATTTCGCTGCACCTTGGATGGCATGATCCCAAGCGTGTAGTTGTTCTGTTCTCTGCTCATACGCTTCTCTTCAATTCTTTATTCATAAAAGTTAATGCGGCTGCACCAAGGATCCCTGCTTCATTCTCACCCAGACCGCTCAAGACCAGATCTACGCGATCATGATAAATGTTCAAAAGATCTTTCCTGAACCATTCTTTCAAGGGATCCAGAAGCAAGGAGCCACTCCGTGCAATACCACCGCAGATCACAATGCGTGCAGGGCCGGTTGTAGCTACAGCATTGGCCAATGCCACTGCTAACCATCGGACCGTATGGTGGAAGGTCTGCATCGCTTCGTAATTACCGGCCAAAGCAGCATCGGCTATACACTGTACGCCTTCTTGTTTCAAAACATCCTTGTTACCATCGAGTTCGTCATAAGTCCGCCGCATTCCGCGAATGCTCACATAAGCCTCCAAACACCCTTTGCGGCCACAGGTACAATCACGGCCATCCATAACGATCGTGGTATGTCCGATCTCACCCGCATTTCCAGCACTTCCCAGAACAAGTTCTCCATTCACGATAACACCGCCACCTACACCTGTGCCCAATGTGACCACCAAGAGGTCATCGAATCCTTTGCCAGCACCGTATTTCCATTCACCAAGTGCGGCGGCGTTGGCATCGTTACCAAGCGTGGTAGGAACACCGGTACGTTCAGAGATAATTTGGGCCAAGGGCACATCGTTCTTCCAAGGAAGGTTGGGCGCTTGCTCTATGAGTTGGGTAAAATGATTCGCGTTGGGCGCGCCAATTCCGATAGCACTAGGATCAATATCATTGGTGAGATGCTTTATGCACTGTGCAATGGCATCTGCGAACACATGCTCATCAGCATGACCCATCGTTGGAATGCGATCAGAACGAAGTATTAGTCCATTTTGGACCAGACCGATCTTGGTGGATGTACCTCCTATATCGACCCCGAGGATCAGGTCGCTCGTCTTTCGTTCCATGCGTAATAAGTGACGTAGAAGTAGCAAGAGATAACCAGTAGGAATGCCACTTTGAAGCCGAACCCATCGGCCAGCAGGCCAAGTAGGGGAGGAATTACGGCACCGCCGAAAATGGCAGTGCATAATATACCGGAGCCTTGTGGTTTAAGCGGTCCGAGACCTTCAATGGCCAACGTGAAAATAGTGGGGAACATGATGGAGTTGAATAGACCGACAGCCAAAATGCTCCACATTGAAACGAAGCCTGTAGTTGAAATGGAGATCAGGATCATTGTAATTGCCAATAGACCGAAGATCATAAGCACCAACGCAGGGCGATAGATGCGCGTAAGAAATGAACCAACGAACCTCCCGATCATGGCGCCACCCCAGTAAAGCGCTACGAAGACACCTACAACACCTTTCGCATCCATTCCCGTTACGTCCTTGCCTAGAAGATCAGCGATCCAGCCCATTGTGGAGTCAGCGCGAACTACATCTGCCAGATCCATGGAAAGGAAATAATTGACCAGATACGATCCGATGGCCACCTCGGCACCGACGTATAGGAAAATACCGACAGCACCGCGGATCAGTCTGCCTTTTCGGAAAGTGGCTGCGTAAGAACCAAAAGTCTCACCGTCCAGTATGCGGGGCAAATGAACCGCTCCAACAAGAACGGCCAGTAATAAGAGTGCCCCGGCCAGAACGACGAACGGTCCTTGCACAGCTGAAGCTTCTTGGACCATGTATGCAGCGCGATCGGTACTTGATAACGCCTCAATGGCTTTGCCATCCAGGATATGATCGCTCAATAAATAGTTAGCACCAATAATGGGTGCTATGGTGGTTCCAACACTGTTGAAGGCTTGTGCCAGATTCAATCTACTGCTAGCACCTTCTTCGGAACCAAGCACTGCCACGTATGGATTCGCGGCAACTTGCAGAACGGTCATTCCTGCTGCTAGTGTGAAGATGGCCAGCATGAAATAGGGATAAGCTCTAGTGCTTGCAGCAGGCCAGAATAGGAGGCATCCGATCCCCATTGTCGCCAGACCGATCAGCATACCTCGCTTGTAGCCAATTCGTGCCAAAAGGAACCCAGCAGGAATTGAGACCAATAAATAAGCACTGAAGAACGCTATCTGTACTGCTCCAGCTTGGAAATAGCTCAGTTCAAAGACCTCACGCAGCCTAGGGATCAGTGAATCCACAAGCACCGTGATGAATCCCCACATAAAGAACAAGGAGATCACGACCATAACGGGCGCATTGGAGTGTTTTTGGTCCATATGATCTTTGAAATGTGGGTGAATGTAGCAGTAACTCGGGTTAGGAACTAGGAGCGTATCATCCAAAGAAAAAGGCTGCCCTTTTGAGGCAGCCCTTTTCAATACATAAGAAGGTCGAACTAGCGGATCACAGAGATGCGCTGTGCTTGCTCATTACCATTGCCTACAGTACGAACCATGTACGTACCGTTAGCATAGTTGCTCATATCAAGTGTGTACGTACCACCATTGGTCACATTGATGGTCAACGCCTCGATCAAGCTACCGCTCATATCGAATACATTGATGGCCTGTACCTTGGAATCAACACTAAGCTTGAAGATACCATTGGAAGGATTAGGACTGATCGAAAGGATCTGGCTAGGAGCAAGTTCCGTTATGCCAATTCCCCCTCCACCGATACATGTAATAGCAGGAAAACCATTGGCGGTTCCAGCATTAGTGGAAGTTCCACAAGCGCCTTCCTCCGATACTACCAACAAATAAGTACCTGACTCACTTGCAGTAAATGTCAAGGCACAATTTGAACTGGCATCAAGTCCATAAGCATCAACTGCTCCACTCGGGGTAATAATGGTATATGAAATGTTGAAAGCAGTACCACCAGTTCCGTTACAGGCGCTGAACGTGTAAGTGCCGGCTACCATATTGTCCATAGCATAAGCCTCATCAGCGTAGATCTCAAAGTCAGTGATCTCATTCACTGGGCAACCAGCTCCTGTATCAGCAGGCGCACCTCCGAAGGCCGTGTTGAAATCGCTCCAACCTCCAGTTGCATTCGGATTTACCCAAGTAGTACATTGAGCAGAAACTTGTGATGCGGAGAGTACACCCGCTACCAAAGCCACGGACAAAAGTGAAAGACCTTTTGTCAAAGAGTTAAATGTTTTCATGCGTTTGATTTTTTAAGAGTTTGTACAAATATAGGAAAGTAGTCGATTGCGCCAGTGATTCTGAACTTTTGATCAAAGATTTCTCTCGTCGGAGATCCAATTCGTGTTTTCGTACCAACTTCTTAATAATCTTACCTTTTCGTGCTATTCTACTTTGGGATGATCCTAAACCTGATCTCATAGGGTGTTGGTTTTGTTCTGCTATAGGTGTTAGTACCTTTCCGGCATGGCCGATCGCAGAGACTTCCTGAAACTAAGCCTAGCTGGGTCAGCTGGGCTGCTTGTGGGGTGTAATTCCTCAGAAGAAAAAGGTGCGATCATCACAAACCCGATTGAGTCATTACGACCGAGCGGGGCCTTGATCGTTTCCACTTGGAACCATGGTATAGCTGCGAACGAAAAAGCGTGGTCCACACTGGAGAGCCATGGCAGTGTCCTTGATGCAGTTGAACAAGGAGTAGCTATCGTCGAAAGTGACTTCTCCAACCGCAGTGTTGGGCTTGGTGGTCGCCCGGATAGGGATGGAATAGTGACGCTGGATGCTTGTATTCAGGATCATGACGGGAAAGCAGGAGCAGTTGCATTCATTCAGCGCTTCGAACACCCGATCAGCATTGCGCGAGCCATCATGGAACGCACGCCACACGTGATGTTAGTGGGTGCAGGAGCTGAAAAATGGGCCTTGGAGAACGGGTTCAAGCAGATCGATATAGATATACCCGAAGTACAATTAGCTTATGAGGAATGGTTGAGAACGTCGGACTACAAGCCAATCGCGAACAGAGAGAACCACGATACGATCGGAATGCTAGCCATGGACGCAGAAGGACGAATTGCAGGGTCATGCACCACCAGTGGCATGGCTTTTAAAATACATGGACGGGTAGGGGACAGTCCGATAATTGGCGCAGGGCTTTTCGTGGATGGTGATGTTGGGGCGGCTTGTGCGACCGGAGTGGGTGAATTGATGATCCGAACCGCCGGGTGCCACACCGTAGTCGAATTGATGCGCCAAGGGTTCAGTCCGATGGATGCATGCCGCGAAGCAGTGCTTCGTATACTTGCCAAACATCCGAATGAAAAGGACTTGCAAGTGGGCTTTTTAGCATTGAACAAAGCCGGTAAACACGGAGCTTGGAGCGCTTACGAGGGTTTTAATTATGCGTTAAGCACATCCGCGATAGCACAATTGGCCAATGCCAGTTTTGAGCGAAAATTCGAATAGTGCGTTGTCCATCTGAGCAGATCTGCACGGCTTGGCCGATCTTCAAGAACGATAGTCGATCGGTCACCAACAACTTATCGCGGATTCTCCATCGGCGATCGTTATCCAGTTGAACTTGGTCGAATTGTGAATAGATCAAGCTTACCCATTGAATTAATTTGTCTTTTCAAGTAACTTTGTAGCAATGGATCGGTTCTACGTTTTGCTTCGCAATACCGCTTTTCTATGGGCTCTACTTACTGGGTTCCAGGCGAATGCTGGCGGTAATGAGGAAACGCCGGATTCGAGCCAGGTCACGATCGAGTGTACGCGGTCCTCCAGCTTGGTCTTGATCAACATTACGAATCATAGAAAGATCGGCTTGGTGAGCATCTCGATCAGCGATTCAAAAGGACGTTCACTGTACTACGAAGAGGGTAAGGCAATGACCGATGAACTGGTCCGTCGGTTGGACAAGGGCCTATTCCCACCGGGAGAAGCAACACTTACTGTTCGCTCACGGGATGTGACCGAGAGCCAAGCTTTTCTGGTTCAGTAAAAGGTTCTACCAACCCGCATTCAGCAGTGAAACAAGCTCGGCATCCACGGCCAAGCTCCTGCTCTGGGCTGCATTTCCATCTGATTTCTTGAATTTGCCTTCCTGGGCTGCTTGTACCGTACCAACATTCGCTCTGCTATGATTTACAGCAAGCTCAGACTCGGTCACCACATGCGAAACAGTCGGGGCCGGAGGAGCAGCTGTTGTCGCATCGAAGACAGGTCTTATGCTATCGGCTTCATCTGCTAGCATCTCCTGAACACGAGCGCCGTCCATATACTCAGCATCCTCATTTAACTTATCGTCCTTGGACACATCCGCAAATGACCCCGCCTTTTCCCGGTTGATCTCCTTCAGGCTTTCAGACCGTTTCGCAAGCACTTCCATCGGTTCTTCCATAGCTGCAACATCGTTGGCTATAATGGTACTACCAGTGCTTACTTCCATCTTACTTAGGAACCCATTTTCATTTGCAAGTTCTTGTTGCTGTGCAACACGCGCAGCACCTTGTAATTCTTTAGCAGCAACATCAGCAGCTTCTGCGGTCACAGGCTTCAACACGGCGTTGCCCTCTATTCCGTTAGGTGCCTGAAGTTCTTTCTGTACATCAACAGCTTTGGCATGCTCAACATCCTTTAGCTCAGCCAATCCGACTTCATTCGTACCATAGTTCCGGACCAATACAACCCCGGCGGTGATCAATATTGCCAACGAAGCGAATGCCAACGCCGGTCGCCACAATGCAGACATTTCCTTTGGCCACAACAACGGTCCTACGCTGTTGAGCCAGATCTGCCATTTCGGGCGCTGCTGAGCACGGAAGGCATTGATCACATTGGACCGTACGCTATCCGGAGCGACCAACGGTTCTTGTTCCCGGTCGCTCGTGCGCATGTGCAGCAACAGGCCGCGCATGGTCTCGTATTCATTCCTATCGGTAAGGTGACGAAGCACATAGGCCCGCTCCTCTTCCAATAGCTCGTCGAAGCTCCGCTCGCTGAGCAGGCTTTCGATGTCTTCAGGATCGTATCGTTCTCGCCGTTCCATTTGGTATCAGTGCTTTTGGGTCGAATTCCTTGAGGCGTTCGGCCAGTTTTTTCAATGTGTAGAATAGTCTCGATTTCACGGTTCCTTCGGAGCAAGCAAACGCTGCCGCAATCTCTTTGATGGCCATATCCTCGTGGAATCGCATGACGAATGTGGCTTTATGATCGGGATCCAACTTATCCAGTTCCTCATCCAACCGCCCTCGGAAAAGTTCACGATCCACACCTACACCGCCTTTCGCTTCTTCTCGGTCCGTGCCGTTGCGCAAATGCACTGCTGCAGCGCGTACCACTTCATTATGGCGGTATGCATTCTTGCAAATGTTGTTGGCTACGCTGAACATCCACGTCTGAAACGGTCTCGCCGGATCATAGCTTTCTGGTCGCTGCGCCAATTTGGTGAACAGGTCCTGCAAGTAATCCTGGGCCATTTCGCGGTCCTGCCAGAGCATGCGATGGAAATAGTTGAGGAGCCTGCGGTTGTATCGGTCGTATAATCCGGCAAACGCTTGTTCATCCCCGCGAACAACGAGTTCCATTAAGCGTTCATCGCTCAGCTTTCCATATTCCTTGCCGAATAATGCCATGCGTCAGTGCTGCAATACACCGGTTTTGATCAAGCTGTTCGTCGCCCCCAATTTTCCTGCAAGCAGTCGGAGTTCATATTCCAACAAACTGGCTTTTTCTTCATCACCTGCAGCGCGGTAATGCATCAATAAGATCGAACCTGGTAGCAAGTAATTCCGCGCCAATGGACCCGCTGCTGTTGCCTTTTTCATGGCCTTCCAATTCCGTTCGAGCGTAGGTATGTTGTCCAGTAGCACAGGACTATAACGCGCTGCAAGCCCGGTCACGTATAGCCTATCGCGCATCGTCTTCACAAGGTCCGGACCAAGTGCTAACGAAAGGAATACCGGCCTTTTTGTAGCAGATGCCAAAGCACCGATGAATGCGGGACCCGCTGCAGTAGCAGCCCCGCGAGCACCGGCACTGGTCCATACCTGTTGACGATATGCAGCATCCACCAAGAGGCGCTCATCCACGATCAAGACATCCTTCCGCACGCCATCGGCATATTGTTTTGCCCAAGCAGGGTAGGCGTCCATTTCACCCGCAGTAAAGAGGATCGCATCCTTCTCTACGGAAATAAGCATGTCATCCGTGAGCTTCCAGAGATCTGCTGCAACGTTACCTTCAGACTTCAAAGCCTTGCTCCAACGCACAGTTTCGCTTGAATTCGAAGTACGCACCGCGTTCATTAGTTGCGGTCCGATCAACTCGTTCCGATCGCTTCCTTTAGCGATTGCATGATCAAGTTCAGCAAAAGCACCTGGCGCAGGAAATTGTGAATAGAATTGGGCCAAATGCGCTTCAAAGGAATTGGGAGCAACTGTTCCGATGCGATCTGCCAAGACGTCCAAATTTGCTTGATCGGCTGGTGGGATGGTACCGCTATTCCGTGCGAGCGAAGCGTTCCGTTCACTCCGGTACTGGTTCAATAAAGCATCGTTATTCGCTGGTTGTTCTTCGACCAATACGCCCCATAAATTGGCGTTGCGGGTCTGGTCTTCGGCCTGCCATCCACCTTGATAGGGATCTTGCATGACCGGTGCCATTTGCTCAGCTTTGGCTGGCGTTTCGGTTTGCCCATACGCAAATCCTGTAGCGAGTAATAGAAGAAGTGAAATAGTCGTTCGGGACATAGTTGATCCAGACATCTAGTAACCAGTACACGCATCGCCCGAAAAGGTTCGATCGAATATGCGCGATACCTTTGCGAAGTTACAGGTAAGCAGCATTGTATACTTCCGTGCACATGTTTGCAAGGCTGACCGTAACTGCCAGAAATGGACGAAGAAGCAAGAGATCGGTTGAAATTGCGGTTGGATGAAGTGCATGAATGGCCAAGCGTCTATATGTTCAAATTCATTTTCGAGCCGGAACAGGAACGTACGAATGCTATTCTGGCCTTGTTTCCCGCAGAGAGTGAAGTACTGCGGAAGTATTCTTCCGGGGGGAAATATTTGAGCATTACCGTTAGGGAAGTAATGCTCAGTGCTGAGGAAGTGATAGAACGGTATGAAAAAGCAGGTACTATTGATGGCGTCATCGTAATGTGATGTATATGGACATTCAGAATATCCGTACCGCGCTTATAGTTACGCTTTCCGTTCTATTGGTAGTCGTGCTTTGGCGCAGATTCAAACGTGGCGTGCTCGCGAAGGACATGCCTGCTCCATTACATGCTGAATTGATCAATTTGCAAGTGCAATACCATCCGGCCAGATTACACGTTGTGGTAAAGGTCCCGAGCAATCAGACCATCCGAACGAATCTATTGGATGGAGCTCATAACCCATTGCACGCTTGGGCAGACGTTGATATGAAGCCTGGAGAATCCACCATTGAACTGGCCCTACCTGCTGCTGCCGACGGGCAATACCACCTGGAAATGTGTACCGACACGCAACGAACCGTGCGCCAGTT
This genomic window from Flavobacteriales bacterium contains:
- a CDS encoding ROK family protein; translation: MERKTSDLILGVDIGGTSTKIGLVQNGLILRSDRIPTMGHADEHVFADAIAQCIKHLTNDIDPSAIGIGAPNANHFTQLIEQAPNLPWKNDVPLAQIISERTGVPTTLGNDANAAALGEWKYGAGKGFDDLLVVTLGTGVGGGVIVNGELVLGSAGNAGEIGHTTIVMDGRDCTCGRKGCLEAYVSIRGMRRTYDELDGNKDVLKQEGVQCIADAALAGNYEAMQTFHHTVRWLAVALANAVATTGPARIVICGGIARSGSLLLDPLKEWFRKDLLNIYHDRVDLVLSGLGENEAGILGAAALTFMNKELKRSV
- a CDS encoding RNA polymerase sigma factor; its protein translation is MALFGKEYGKLSDERLMELVVRGDEQAFAGLYDRYNRRLLNYFHRMLWQDREMAQDYLQDLFTKLAQRPESYDPARPFQTWMFSVANNICKNAYRHNEVVRAAAVHLRNGTDREEAKGGVGVDRELFRGRLDEELDKLDPDHKATFVMRFHEDMAIKEIAAAFACSEGTVKSRLFYTLKKLAERLKEFDPKALIPNGTARTIRS
- a CDS encoding sugar MFS transporter, with amino-acid sequence MDQKHSNAPVMVVISLFFMWGFITVLVDSLIPRLREVFELSYFQAGAVQIAFFSAYLLVSIPAGFLLARIGYKRGMLIGLATMGIGCLLFWPAASTRAYPYFMLAIFTLAAGMTVLQVAANPYVAVLGSEEGASSRLNLAQAFNSVGTTIAPIIGANYLLSDHILDGKAIEALSSTDRAAYMVQEASAVQGPFVVLAGALLLLAVLVGAVHLPRILDGETFGSYAATFRKGRLIRGAVGIFLYVGAEVAIGSYLVNYFLSMDLADVVRADSTMGWIADLLGKDVTGMDAKGVVGVFVALYWGGAMIGRFVGSFLTRIYRPALVLMIFGLLAITMILISISTTGFVSMWSILAVGLFNSIMFPTIFTLAIEGLGPLKPQGSGILCTAIFGGAVIPPLLGLLADGFGFKVAFLLVISCYFYVTYYAWNERRAT
- a CDS encoding DUF493 family protein, coding for MDEEARDRLKLRLDEVHEWPSVYMFKFIFEPEQERTNAILALFPAESEVLRKYSSGGKYLSITVREVMLSAEEVIERYEKAGTIDGVIVM
- a CDS encoding N(4)-(beta-N-acetylglucosaminyl)-L-asparaginase, which gives rise to MADRRDFLKLSLAGSAGLLVGCNSSEEKGAIITNPIESLRPSGALIVSTWNHGIAANEKAWSTLESHGSVLDAVEQGVAIVESDFSNRSVGLGGRPDRDGIVTLDACIQDHDGKAGAVAFIQRFEHPISIARAIMERTPHVMLVGAGAEKWALENGFKQIDIDIPEVQLAYEEWLRTSDYKPIANRENHDTIGMLAMDAEGRIAGSCTTSGMAFKIHGRVGDSPIIGAGLFVDGDVGAACATGVGELMIRTAGCHTVVELMRQGFSPMDACREAVLRILAKHPNEKDLQVGFLALNKAGKHGAWSAYEGFNYALSTSAIAQLANASFERKFE
- a CDS encoding T9SS type A sorting domain-containing protein, producing the protein MKTFNSLTKGLSLLSVALVAGVLSASQVSAQCTTWVNPNATGGWSDFNTAFGGAPADTGAGCPVNEITDFEIYADEAYAMDNMVAGTYTFSACNGTGGTAFNISYTIITPSGAVDAYGLDASSNCALTFTASESGTYLLVVSEEGACGTSTNAGTANGFPAITCIGGGGIGITELAPSQILSISPNPSNGIFKLSVDSKVQAINVFDMSGSLIEALTINVTNGGTYTLDMSNYANGTYMVRTVGNGNEQAQRISVIR